In Panicum virgatum strain AP13 chromosome 4N, P.virgatum_v5, whole genome shotgun sequence, a single window of DNA contains:
- the LOC120670969 gene encoding probable LRR receptor-like serine/threonine-protein kinase At1g14390 yields MARSPSSPKAAALLLLLPLLLLCAGAATLAAAQAQPLASSQAKALLRVRRLLGYPPALEPLRRAPDPCALPPAPSLAVACEGGQVTALSVRGDRDPGAALPPTFSADALFTTLARLPALARLSLVGLGAWGPLPGAKLRRLQALQHLNLSSNYFYGAVPADLARLYSLQSLVLSRNRLNGSVPSLAGLQFLEELDLSHNRLGSAFPEVGEAVARLVLADNNFTGKIPARVSALGQLQYLDVSGNRLQGWIPSSIFALPALRYINLSRNRLAGELPATTACAEALAFVDVSANLLTGARPACMRGNSSARTVLVAGNCFADAKQQRPSTYCSPGALAAVLPPPQGDGGGGRGKGGEIGMILAIAGSVVGGALLIALVMVVVLRRARRQHPEVSVLPKSPAATPARKSDGWKAPAKATQKIITPADKRHASQAARVNTLEVPAYRVYTLEELKEATDNFSSSNLIKTSPLVQHYNGQLQDGSRVLVRCLRLKPKYSPQNLVQYMEIISKLWHRHLVCIIGHCIFSDQENPNIASSVYLISESVTNGSLRSHLTEWRKREMLKWPQRVSAAIGVARGIQFLHNVTAPGIVKNDLNIENILLDKTLTSKINDFNLPMISTSKNGKIFSEIPFDVQEDNDIGSAHNIEQGDKQDIYQFGLILLEVITGKPTDSQSELESLKAQLSEALTEDLDRLKDMADPAIQGTFAVESLSTVTEIALNCTGSEPSDRPSIDDVLWNLQYSMQVQDGWASSESLALSVKSQA; encoded by the exons ATGGCGCGCTCCCCTTCCTCTCCGaaggccgccgccctgctcctcctcctgccgctgctgctcctctgcgcgggcgccgccaccctcgcggcggcgcaggcgcagccGCTGGCGTCGTCGCAGGCCAAGGCGCTCCTCCGcgtgcgccgcctgctgggcTACCCGCCGGCGCTCGAGCCGCTGCGGCGCGCGCCGGACCCctgcgcgctgccgccggcgccgtccctCGCCGTGGCCTGCGAGGGCGGCCAGGTCACGGCGCTCTCGGTCCGCGGCGACCGCGACCCGGGCGCCGCGCTCCCGCCCACCTTCTCCGCCGACGCGCTCTTCACCACGCTCGCCAGGCTCCCCGCGCTCGCGCGGCTCTCGCTCGTCGGGCTCGGCGCCTGGGGCCCGCTCCCGGGCgccaagctccgccgcctccaggcGCTGCAGCACCTCAACCTCAGCTCCAACTACTTCTACGGCGCCGTCCCGGCCGACCTCGCCCGGCTCTACTCGCTGCAGAGCCTCGTCCTGTCGCGGAACCGGCTCAACGGCTCCGTGCCGTCCCTCGCCGGGCTCCAGTTCCTCGAGGAGCTCGACCTCTCGCACAACCGGCTCGGGTCGGCGTTCCCGGAGGtgggggaggcggtggcgcggctgGTCCTGGCCGACAACAACTTCACCGGGAAGATTCCGGCGAGGGTGAGCGCTCTGGGCCAGCTGCAGTACCTCGACGTGTCCGGGAACCGGCTGCAGGGGTGGATCCCCTCCTCCATCTTCGCGCTCCCGGCGCTGCGCTACATCAACCTCTCCCGCAACCGCCTCGCCGGGGAGCTGCCCGCGACCACGGCGTGCGCGGAGGCGCTGGCGTTCGTGGACGTCTCGGCCAACCTGCTAACCGGGGCGCGACCGGCGTGCATGCGGGGCAACTCCTCGGCGCGCACGGTGCTCGTCGCGGGCAACTGCTTCGCCGACGCCAAGCAGCAGCGGCCCAGCACGTACTGCAGCCCCGGCGCGCTGGCcgccgtgctgccgccgccgcagggggaCGGTGGCGGAGGGAGGGGGAAGGGCGGCGAGATCGGGATGATCCTTGCGATTGCCGGCAGCGTCGTCGGTGGCGCATTGCTGATTGCGCTGGTGATGGTCGTGGTGCTGAGGAGGGCCAGGAGGCAGCACCCGGAGGTGAGCGTCCTGCCtaagtcgccggcggcgacgccagCCAGGAAATCGGACGGATGGAAGGCTCCGGCTAAGGCGACCCAGAAGATTATTACTCCTGCTGATAAGA GGCATGCATCGCAAGCTGCTAGGGTGAATACACTGGAAGTGCCAGCATACCGTGTGTATACACTGGAGGAGCTCAAAGAAGCAACCGACAACTTCAGTTCCTCCAACCTGATCAAGACTAGTCCTCTTGTACAG CATTATAATGGTCAGCTTCAAGATGGTTCAAGAGTCTTGGTTAGATGCCTAAGGCTGAAGCCAAAGTACTCTCCCCAGAACCTTGTCCAATACATGGAGATTATTTCTAAACTCTGGCACCGTCATTTGGTCTGCATCATTGGTCATTGCATTTTCAGTGATCAGGAGAATCCTAATATTGCCAGCTCAGTATACCTCATTTCTGAAAGTGTAACAAATGGATCTCTAAGAAGTCATCTTACCG AGTGGAGAAAACGTGAAATGCTGAAATGGCCACAACGAGTTTCTGCTGCCATTGGTGTTGCGAGAGGGATCCAGTTTTTGCACAATGTGACTGCTCCAGGCATAGTAAAGAATGATCTCAACATAGAAAATATCTTGTTGGACAAGACCCTCACATCGAAAATCAATGACTTTAATCTTCCAATGATTTCAACTAGCAAGAATGGCAAG ATCTTCTCAGAGATCCCATTTGATGTCCAGGAAGATAATGATATTGGCAG TGCTCATAATATCGAACAAGGTGACAAGCAAGACATCTACCAGTTCGGCCTAATTCTCCTGGAAGTGATCACAGGCAAACCGACAGATTCTCAAAGTGAACTGGAATCCCTGAAAGCACAG CTAAGCGAGGCCCTGACTGAAGATCTGGATAGACTGAAAGACATGGCAGACCCGGCCATCCAAGGTACTTTCGCAGTGGAGTCCCTGTCCACGGTCACCGAGATTGCTCTCAACTGCACGGGCAGTGAACCGAGCGACCGGCCTTCCATCGACGACGTCCTTTGGAATCTGCAGTACTCCATGCAAGTGCAGGATGGGTGGGCGAGCAGCGAGAGCTTAGCCTTGAGCGTCAAATCGCAGGCCTGA
- the LOC120670971 gene encoding LRR receptor-like serine/threonine-protein kinase RGI5 has protein sequence MALHRRARLFSVVVAVAAALSVPGPAAALSPDGRALLSLLPGAAPSPVRPSWDPKAATPCSWQGVTCSPQSRVVSLSLPNTFLNLSALPPPLAALSSLQLLNLSTCNISGAIPPSYASLSALRVLDLSSNALTGDIPGELGALSGLQFLLLNSNHLTGGIPRSLANLSALQVLCVQDNLLNGTIPASLGALAALQQFRVGGNPALSGPIPPSLGALSNLTVFGAAATALSGPIPEELGNLVNLQTLALYDTSVSGSIPAALGGCVELRNLYLHMNKLTGPIPPELGRLQKLTSLLLWGNALSGKIPPELSDCSALVVLDLSGNRLTGSVPGELGRLGALEQLHLSDNQLTGRIPPELSNLSSLTALQLDKNGFSGAIPPQLGELKALQVLFLWGNALTGTIPPSLGNCTELYALDLSKNRLTGGIPDEVFALQKLSKLLLLGNELSGPLPPSVADCVSLVRLRLGENQLVGDIPREIGKLQNLVFLDLYSNRFTGTLPAELANITVLELLDVHNNSFTGGIPPQFGALMNLEQLDLSMNKLTGEIPASFGNFSYLNKLILSGNNLSGPLPKSIRNLQKLTMLDLSNNSFSGPIPPEIGELSSLGISLDLSSNRFVGDLPEEMSGLTQLQSLNLASNGLYGSISVLGTLTSLTSLNISYNNFSGAIPVTPFFKTLSSNSYIGNANLCESYDGHTCASDMVRRSVLKTIKTVILVCAILGSVTLLLVVVWILINRNRKLAGEKSMSLSGAGGDDFSNPWTFTPFQKLNFSIDNILACLRDENVIGKGCSGVVYRAEMPNGEIIAVKKLWKAGKDEPIDAFAAEIQILGHIRHRNIVKLVGYCSNRSVKLLLYNYIPNGNLLQLLKENRSLDWDTRYKIAVGTAQGLAYLHHDCVPAILHRDVKCNNILLDSKYEAYLADFGLAKLMNSPNYHHAMSRIAGSYGYIAPEYGYTSNITEKSDVYSYGVVLLEILSGRSAIEPVVGETSLHIVEWAKKKMGSYEPPVNILDPKLRGMPDQLLQEMLQTLGVAIFCVNAAPAERPTMKEVVALLKEVKSPPEEWAKTSQQPLIKPGSQQG, from the exons ATGGCGCTCCACCGGCGGGCCCGGCTCTTCTCCGTGGtggtggccgtcgccgccgcgctgtcGGTACcggggccggccgcggcgctgTCGCCGGACGGCAGGGCGCTGCTGTCGCTGCTGCCGggcgcggcgccgtcgcccgTGCGGCCGTCGTGGGACCCCAAGGCGGCGACGCCGTGCTCGTGGCAGGGCGTCACGTGCTCGCCGCAGAGCCGGGTGGTGTCGCTGTCGCTGCCCAACACCTTCCTCAACCTgtccgcgctgccgccgccgctcgccgcgctctcGTCGCTGCAGCTGCTCAACCTCTCCACCTGCAACATCTCGGGGGCCATCCCGCCGTCGTACGCGTCGCTCTCCGCGCTGCGCGTGCTGGACCTCTCCTCCAACGCGCTCACCGGCGACatccccggcgagctcggcgcgcTGTCGGGGCTCCAGTTCCTGCTCCTCAACTCCAACCACCTCACCGGCGGCATCCCGCGCTCGCTCGCCAACCTCTCCGCGCTCCAGGTGCTCTGCGTCCAGGACAACCTCCTCAACGGCACCATcccggcgtcgctcggcgcgctcgccgcgctccaGCAGTTCCGCGTCGGCGGCAACCCGGCGCTGTCGGGCCCCATCCCGCCCTCGCTCGGCGCGCTCTCCAACCTCACCGtcttcggcgccgccgccaccgcgctgtCCGGCCCCATCCCGGAGGAGCTGGGCAACCTCGTCAACCTGCAGACGCTGGCGTTGTACGACACCAGCGTGTCCGGCTCCATTCCCGCCGCGCTCGGCGGCTGCGTCGAGCTGCGCAACCTCTACCTCCACATGAACAAGCTCACCGGCCCGATCCCCCCGGAGCTCGGGCGGCTGCAGAAGCTCACCAGCCTTCTGCTCTGGGGGAACGCCCTCTCCGGGAAGATCCCGCCGGAGCTCTCCGACTGCTCCGCATTGGTGGTGCTCGACCTGTCGGGGAACCGGCTCACCGGCTCGGTGCCCGGGGAGCTCGGGCGGCTCGGCGCGCTCGAGCAGCTGCACCTGTCAGACAACCAGCTCACGGGGCGCATACCGCCGGAGCTCAGCAACCTGAGCAGCCTCACGGCGCTGCAGCTCGACAAGAACGGCTTCTCCGGCGCCATCCCGCCGCAGCTCGGGGAGCTCAAGGCGCTGCAGGTGCTGTTCCTCTGGGGCAACGCTCTGACCGGCACGATCCCGCCGTCGCTGGGCAACTGCACCGAGCTGTACGCGCTGGACCTGTCCAAGAACCGGCTCACTGGCGGCATCCCCGACGAGGTGTTCGCGCTGCAGAAGCTCagcaagctgctgctgctcggcaACGAGCTCTCCGGCCCGCTCCCGCCGAGCGTCGCCGACTGCGTGTCATTGGTGCGCCTCCGGCTCGGCGAGAACCAGCTCGTCGGCGACATACCCAGGGAGATCGGCAAGCTGCAGAACCTGGTGTTCCTGGACCTGTACTCCAACAGGTTCACGGGAACGCtgccggcggagctcgccaaCATCACGGTGCTGGAGCTCCTCGACGTCCACAACAACAGCTTCACCGGTGGCATCCCGCCGCAGTTCGGGGCGCTCATGAACCTGGAGCAGCTCGACCTGAGCATGAACAAACTCACCGGCGAGATACCGGCGAGCTTCGGCAACTTCAGCTACCTCAACAAGCTCATCCTGAGCGGCAACAATCTGTCTGGGCCATTGCCCAAGTCGATTCGTAACCTGCAGAAGCTGACCATGCTGGACCTCAGCAACAACAGCTTCTCCGGCCCGATACCGCCGGAGATCGGCGAGCTGTCAAGCCTTGGAATCAGCCTGGACCTCAGCTCGAACAGGTTTGTCGGCGATCTGCCGGAAGAGATGTCCGGCTTGACGCAGCTCCAGTCCCTCAACCTCGCGAGCAACGGCCTCTACGGCAGCATTTCTGTCCTGGGCACGCTGACCAGCCTGACATCCCTCAACATCTCCTACAACAACTTCTCCGGCGCGATCCCGGTGACGCCGTTTTTCAAGACACTGTCGTCTAACTCCTACATTGGCAATGCCAACCTCTGCGAGTCTTATGACGGCCACACCTGCGCGTCGGACATGGTTCGCAGGTCGGTCCTGAAGACGATCAAGACAGTGATCCTCGTCTGCGCCATTCTGGGGTCAGTCACGCTGCTGCTTGTGGTGGTTTGGATTCTGATCAACAGAAACAGGAAGCTTGCGGGCGAGAAGTCAATGAGCTTGTCGGGTGCTGGGGGTGATGATTTCTCTAACCCCTGGACGTTTACGCCATTCCAGAAGCTCAACTTCAGCATTGACAACATCTTGGCATGCCTAAGAGATGAGAACGTGATCGGCAAAGGCTGCTCGGGTGTGGTGTACAGAGCTGAAATGCCCAATGGGGAGATCATTGCGGTGAAGAAGCTCTGGAAGGCCGGCAAGGACGAGCCAATCGATGCCTTTGCAGCTGAGATTCAGATTCTGGGCCACATTAGGCACCGGAACATCGTGAAGCTGGTGGGGTACTGCTCCAACAGGTCCGTCAAGCTCCTGCTCTACAACTACATCCCCAATGGCAACCTGCTGCAGCTCCTGAAGGAGAACAGGAGCCTGGACTGGGACACCCGGTACAAGATCGCTGTGGGGACGGCGCAGGGACTGGCCTACCTGCACCATGACTGCGTCCCGGCGATCCTCCACCGGGACGTCAAGTGCAACAACATACTGCTCGATTCAAAGTATGAGGCCTACTTGGCTGATTTTGGACTGGCCAAGCTGATGAACTCCCCCAATTATCATCACGCCATGTCACGCATTGCGGGTTCCTACGGATACATTGCTCCAG AGTACGGGTACACGAGCAACATCACGGAGAAGAGCGACGTGTACAGCTACGGCGTGGTGCTGCTGGAGATCCTGAGCGGGCGGAGCGCGATCGAGCCAGTGGTGGGCGAGACCAGCCTGCACATCGTGGAGTGGGCCAAGAAGAAGATGGGCAGCTACGAGCCGCCGGTGAACATCCTGGACCCGAAGCTGCGGGGCATGCCCGACCAGCTGCTGCAGGAGATGCTGCAGACGCTGGGCGTGGCCATCTTCTGCGTGAACGCGGCCCCCGCAGAGCGGCCGACGATGAAGGAGGTGGTGGCGCTGCTCAAGGAGGTGAAGAGCCCGCCCGAGGAGTGGGCCAAGACGTCGCAGCAGCCCCTGATCAAGCCCGGCAGCCAGCAAGGGTGA